DNA from Streptomyces sp. Edi4:
ACCCTGATCGTGGCCGTGCTCCTGGTGCAGGTCCTCGCGGTGGCGGGCGCGCTCGGAATGGGGCGCCTCGCGCGGACGTACGGCGCGAAGCGGACGATTCTGGGCTCGCTCGCGATCTGGGCGGTGATCCTTGGCGTCGGCTTCTTCCTGCCCGCGCACCGGCCCGCGCTGTTCTTCGTGCTGGCGGCGGCCATCGGCACGGTGCTCGGCGGCAGCCAGGCGCTGTCCAGGTCGCTCTTCTCACACATGGTGCCGAGCGGCAAGGAGGCCGAGTACTTCTCGGCCTACGAGATGAGCGACCGGGGGCTGAGCTGGCTGGGGCCATTGGTGTTCGGTCTCGCGTACCAGCTGACCGGGAGCTACCGGGATGCCATCATCTCGCTGGTGGTGTTCTTCGCGGTCGGTTTCGTGCTGCTGGCCCGGGTGCCGGTGCGGGCCGCGGTGGCCGCCGCGGGGAACCCTGTTCCGGCGCGGATTTAGACGTTGAAGTGAAAGGCCGGTAGTGTACGCCTTTGGCCTGCCAGGCGGACCGTTACTGCGTGCTCGAGTAGAGAAGACGCTGGGTGACATCTGCTGCCAGATGTGACAAACCGGTCACTGGTGGGTACAACAAGGGGCGGCACGACGGCGACGCATGACCCAGAACGGGAATCTTTACCGCCGACCGGACGTTGACCGGATGACGACGACAGTGACACCTGTCCTGTGGGCGACAAGCCCGGGAGGCACGATTCATGAGTGAGCGAGCTCTTCGCGGCACGCGCCTCGTGGTGACCAGCTACGAGACCGACCGCGGCATCGATCTGGCCCCGCGCCAGGCCGTGGAGTACGCATGCGAGAAGGGACATCGCTTTGAGATGCCCTTCTCGGTGGAGGCGGAGATTCCGCCGGAGTGGGAGTGCAAGGTCTGCGGGGCCCCCGCACTCCTGGTGGACGGCGACGGCCCTGAGGAGAAGAAGGGCAAGCCCGCGCGTACGCACTGGGACATGCTCATGGAGCGGCGCACCCGCGAGGAGCTGGAGGAGGTTCTGGCCGAAAGGCTGGAGGTCCTTCGTTCCGGCACCATGAACATTGCCGTGCATCCGCGCGACAGCCGCAAGTCCGCCTGATCGCGCAGTTCGGCGATACAGCGCGTCAAAGTCGAGGGCCGGTCACACCATTTCGGTGTGGCCGGCCCTCGGCTTTTGTCCGGCCGGCGACCGGGCCCCCGACGGCCGCCCCTGCGACCAGTGCGGCCACGGCCGCCCCTCGCGGGCGTGGCTCTCAAGGGGTCAGGGGCGGGCGCGGGCCGAGGTCGTCGCGCGCGGGGCGGGAGGCCGGCCCGTCGTCGCGGACGACTTCGCCCTGGACGACCTTGCCGTCCGGGTGGCGGACGCGGGCCTGCTGGAAGGCGTCGCCGAAGCCGCCGGGGACGACGGCGCGCATGCGCTTGTCGAGGGACCGTTCGGCCAGGCGCGCCAGGGACTTGCGTACCGGCGGGATCAGCAGGAGCAGCCCCGCCGCGTCCGACAGGAAGCCGGGGATGATCAGAAGCAGCCCGGCCAGCATGATCAGGGCGTTGCCCTCACCGCCGCCGGAAGCGGCCTGCGGCCCGCCGCCCCCCGACTGCTGCCGCCTGACCGTTTCGGAGAGATTGCGAAAGGCGCGCCGCCCGGCCCGCTTGATGACGCCACTGCCGAGCAGCAGGCCGCCGATGAGCAGCAGCAGGACCAGGAGCCCGCTGGTGGCGCCGGCCACCACGGTGAGCAGCCAGATCTCCAGGACCAGCCAGGCGGCGATCCCCAGGGGTACGAAGGTGCGTGCGCGCGAGCGCTTGGGAACGGTCGGGGGCTGAGTGCCGGTCGTCATGGTCCCAGTGTGCCTGGACGCCGCTCGGGACGGCGTAAGGAAGAGATCAGTACGCGCTGGTCATCGCGGGTCGTACGGGCGCGCCCGGCCCGGCGAGGGATGAGCGTGCCCGGCGGGACCGGGACTTCAGGAGGGCTTGCGGCCCAGGAGCTTGTTGGCACGGGCGCCCACGCCCCAGGCGGTGACCCGCCACAGCGCCTCGACCAGGATGTCGTTGCTCATCTTGGAGTCGCCACGTTCGCGCTCGACGAAAGTGATGGGCACCTCGACCACGTGGAAGCCGGCGGCGACCGCACGGCGGGCCAGGTCGACCTGGAAGCAGTATCCGGCGGAGGCCACCTGGTCGAGGCCGAGGCCTTCGAGGGTTTCGCGCCGGAAGGCGCGGTAGCCGCCGGTGACGTCGCGGATCGGGACGCCGAGCAGCAGCCGGGAGTAGGTGGAGCCGCCGCGCGAGATGTACTCGCGGTACTTGGGCCAGTTTACGATCCGGCCGCCCGGCACCCAGCGGGAGCCAAGCACCAGATCGGCCCCCTTGAGCGCGGTGAGCAGCCGGGGCAGCTCCTCGGGCTGGTGGGAGCCGTCGGCGTCCATCTCGACCAGGACGCCGTAGTCGTGCTCGATGCCCCAGCGGAAACCGGCCAGGTAGGCGGCGCCCAGCCCTTCCTTGCCCTTGCGGTGCAGCACGTGCACCTGGTCGTCCTCGGCGGCGAGTTCGTCCGCGAACTTGCCGGTGCCGTCGGGGCTGTTGTCGTCGGCGACCAGAATGTGGGCCTCGGGGACCGCCTCCCTGACGCGGGCGACGATCGGCTTGATGTTCTCCGCCTCGTTGTAGGTCGGGATGATCACCAAGGCCTTGCCCAGCGGGCCGTACCGCCTCTGACCGCCGTCGTTCACTGCTGCCCCTTATTGTCCGTACGCAAGGGTCCACCATAGCGAGCGGTCACCATCGCCCCGAACCGCGAGGGTGTGTGGTGCCGGATGCGCCCGGATGGAGGGGGAGATCCGCCGGAAATACCGGGTCTGGGGCACGTGGGTCGGTACGGGGGCCCGGCGCCCTTCGGGCCGACCTGGGGCCCGCTGGCTGCGGGTCGACCGAGAGCCGTTGTCTACTGAGCGTCCGGGCCCCACCCGGGTCGCACCTACCCGCGAGCCCGCAGGGGGCAGGGGGGACGCCCTCCCGGCTGAAACCTTCCCTCGCCCCCGAGGCGCGGGCGCTGAACCTGGCTGCCAGTGGTGGTGCGCCGGTGCGACACACCACCCCATGACCCAGCGGCGTTCGACGACTGCGTGGAGGCTTAACCGGTCGGACGTCCTGTGGTGGACTCGGCCGAACCTACCGGCCCCCGGGCGCGTTCTGTCAACAGCCGTTTGAGCTGCGACGTTTCCTCAAACGACCAGGTCAGTGCCGAAGATCCGCAGGTCGTGGCGATGCCGTGACGGCGCTGCGCCGACGGTGCGAAATGTCCCCATGTCACTCGTTCGGACGCGCGAATACCGTTTGTCCGAACACCACTGTCCGCAGGGGGACGGGCAGCGCGGCGCCGGGAGTGAGGTCGGGCAGGCCCGGGGTGCCCGAGCGGGGGTCGGTGGACCAGCGGGCCACCCGGTCGTCGGGGGCCTGCACCACCAGCTCCTCCGTGCGCCAGACCGCGTAGTCGGCGGGGGCGCCCGGCACCAGGGTGCCCGCGTCGTCCCGGCCGAGCGCGCGCCAGCCGCCCCTGGTGTGGGCGGTGAAGGCGGCCCGGGCCGAGACGCGGTGCTCCAGGGTGCGGTGGAAGGCGGCGGCCCGGACGCTCTCCCACGGGCCGAGCGGGGTGACCGGCGCGTCGGAGCCGAACGCCAGCGGCACGCCCGCGCGCAGCAGGGCGGCGTACGGATTGAGGGTGCGGGCCCGCTCGACGCCGAGCCGTTCGGCGTACATGCCCTCGTCGCCGCCCCACAGCGCGTCGAAGACCGGCTGCACGGAGGCGGTGAGGCCGAACTCCGCGAAGGCCGCGATGGTGGCGGGGGTCATCATCTCCGCGTGCTCCACCCGGTGCCGGGCGGCGCGGACGCGAGCGAGCCCCACCCGCTCGGCCGCGGCCCGTACGCCCTCGACGACGGCGCTGAGCGCGGCGTCGCCGATGGCGTGGAAGCCGGCCTGGATCCCGGCCTCGGTGCACGCGGCCACATGGGCTGCCACGTCGGCGGCGTCCAGATGGACGGCGCCGGTGCCCGGGGCGTCGGCGTAGGGGGCGTGCAGGCAGGCGGTGTGGGAACCGAGGGAGCCGTCCACGAAGAGGTCCCCGGCCGCGCCGACCGCGCCGAGTTCGCGGATGCGGTCGGCGTCCTTGGCGCCCGCGACGCGCTCGGCCCAGTATCCGAAGACCCGGGGCCCCGGCTCCTCGCGGGACAGGGCGAGCAGCGAGGTGAAGTCGTCCTCGTCGGAGATCTCGGGCCCGCCGCACTCGTGGAGGGAGCCGATGCCGAGCGAGGCGGCGTGCCGCAGCGCGGCGCGCTGCGCCTCGGCGCGCTGGCCCGGTGTGATGGCCCCGTGCGCCGCGGCCCGCACCGCGTGGTGCGCGGCGCCGTCCAGCGGCTCGCCGTCCCGGTATCCGGCCAGGCCACGGACGCCCGGGACGAGGTCCAGCAGGGCGGTGGTGACCACGGCGGAGTGGACGTCGACGCGGGGCAGGTAGAGCGGGCGGCCGCCGGTGGCCGCGTCCAGCTCCGCGCGCGAGGGGTGGCGCCGCTCGGGCCAGCGCGCCGCGTCCCAGCCGCCGCCGAGCAGCACCCGGTCCCCGGGGCGGGCGGCGGCGTGGGCGCGCACCGCGTCCAGGGCCTCGGCGAGCGTACGGGCCGAGGAGAGGTCGAGCCCGGTCAGGGCGAGACCGGTGGCGGTGGTGTGCACATGCGCGTCGGTGAACGCGGGGGTGACCAGAGCGCCTTCGAGGTCCACGATCTCGTCCACCCCGCCGGCGAACGCGTCGGCGGCGCCTTCCGAACCGACCCAGGCGACGTGCCCGCGTTCGACGACCATCGCGGTGGCGAAGGGGTCGGCGGGGCTGTGCACGTCGCCACCGCGCAGCAGGACGGTGCGGTGGGCGGTTGCTTCGGGGGCGGAACTCGCGGAACTCATGGAGGACAGCCTAGATATGCGGCGGCCGTGCCTCGTACGGGGTGGACAGGACGACGGTCGTACGCGTCGAGACGCCCGCCTGGGTGCGGATGCGGGTCAGCAGGTGCTCAAGGGCCAGCGGGGTGGCCACCCGGACCTTGAGGATGTAGTTCTCGTCACCGGCCACGCTGTGGCAGGCCTCCAGCTCCGGCACGTCCGCGAGGCGCTCCGCGATGTCGTCGGGGGCGCTGGGGTCGAAGGGCTTGACCGAGATGAACGCGGTCAGCGGCAGGCCCACCGCCTCGGGGTCCACGACGGCGGCGTATCCACGGATGACGCCGCGCTGTTCGAGACGGCGTACCCGCTGGTGCACCGCCGATGTGGACAGGCCGGTGGCCTTGCCCAGGTCGGTGTAGCTCATCCGCCCGTCCTTGACGAGCAGATCCACGATCTGACGGTCCAGCTCCTCCATGCCGCTCAACCTATGGCCCCGGGTCGGGTCCGGCACAGCCGGAGAGGGCCCGAAAGGGCATCTGCGGGCGGCATGTGACCAACACCACAGGTTTGCCGACGGCTCGTCGGGAGGTGCGCGGTTATCGCCGCGGCCCGGCGGGAAGTGCTTGTTTTGGTCGCGGCCGCGGCGCAATGCCGGCCCACCCGAGGGGGAGTGTCCCAATGCAGAATCCCAAGCGCACCGGACGTGCGGAACGTGAACGTGGCGAACCGGAGCCCGTCGATATCGCCGAATTTTTCGACGAGGACGACTCGCTCGACGCCTACGACACCTTCGAGATGTACCGGGTGCTCTGCCCGGACTGCGCGCAGCCGATCGCGCTGCTCGCCGACGAGGACGTCCTGCCCGAGCACGCGCTGTGCCCGAGCCCGTGGAACCCGTTCGTGCTGACCGTGTGCGCGGGGACCGGGCGGCCGGCCGGGCAGGCGGAGGCGGCCGACGCCTCGCTGGAAGTCCAGGAACAGGACACGGCGCTGCTGCTCACCCTGCCGAGCGAGCTCGACTGGCGCACCCAGCCGTTCTCGCACGTCGGCGGCCCGGGCTCGCGTCCGGTGCGGGTGCCGCAGATGCGCCGCGCCGCCTGAGCGCACGCGGGATCCGCGCGGACACACCGCGCCGCGCCGGCGACCGGACGCCACTGGGGGGCGCCCGGCCGACGGCCGCTCACGTCCAGTACGCCCCCGCCACCATGGCCGCGAGGCTGTCCCGGTGCAGGATCAGCGCGTCCGGGTCGTCGGGCGGCTCGGTCTCGCCGAAGCGCAGTTGCCGGTGCGCGATGCGCAGCATGACCACCGCGTGCCGCAGGGCGGCGTAGAGAGTGTGGAACTCCATGGCACGCGGGGTGTGGCCGGTCAGTTCGGCGTACCGCCGCTCGACGTCGTCGCGCCGCAGGAGGTCCGGCAGGCCCGGTTGGCCGAAACTCACCGTGAGATCCTGGAAGAAGCGGTGGAGATAGACGAGCCAGCCGAGGTCGAGTTCGCGCGGTCCACAGGCGGCCATTTCCCAGTCGAGGACGGCCGCCGGCGTGAACCCGTCGTAGATGATGTTGCCGATGCGGGCGTCACCCCAGCTGAGGACCGCGGGGCCCTCGTCCTTCGGCCAGTGCGCGTCGAGCCAGTCGAACGCCGCCTCGATGAGCGGTGAGCGCGGCAGGCCGTCAACCACCCAGGCGTAGTACTCCCGTTGGGCTTCCACATGGCGGCGCAGCGGCGAGCCCTCGCCCTCCGCCAGCAGGAACTCGGCCTCCCGAGCCGGGAATTGACCGTGCAGGCGCGCGAGCACGGACAGGGTGCCCTCCTGGAGGCGGGCCCGTTCGTCTTCGGTGGCCGCGTGCAGCCAATTGCCCTCGTACGTATAGGGCATGACGTCCGGCGGCACCCTTCCCGCCACGCGGTCCATCACGAAGAACGGCGCGCCGAGCGGCGCCGGGTCCTCCTCCAGCCAGCGCACACGGGGCACCGGTATGTCGGTGTGCTCGGCGACCAGACGCATGACGCGGTACTGGCGGGCCATGTCGTACACGGGGAAGACGGTGTACGCGTCCAGGTCGGCGGCGAGCCGCAGGGCGCAGGCGCGCACCGGGGTGTCCGGGTGCTCGATGTCGAAGAGCAGGGTCTCGCTCGACATGCCGTTGGAGGACGGCACCCGGATGCCGGTGACCCGGGCGCCGGGCAGCCGGGCACCGAGCCAGGTGGCGAGGCGGCGTCCCACGTCCTCGGGGTCGCGGGTGGAGGTGCGGGGGCGGGGCGCGGTGGCCATGGGGGTGCTCCCTTCGCGGGTGGGCGCGTCACGGGCATTCAGGGGGCGCCGGGCGCTCAGGGCGCGACCGAGGTGTGGTCGGCGAAGCCGCTGGGGTCGTGGCGGCCGAAGCTGCCGTGCTCGAAGATGCCGTGTCCGGTGCGCCCGTCGAGGGTGAAGCGGGCGGCGTGGTCGCTCACGCCGTACGCGGCCATCGGGTGGGCGGCCGGGTCGCTGAGGTCGTAGACCTGGCGGTCCGTCCAGCCGCGCCCCTGCCAGGTGCCGTGCTGCCAGCCGTCGGCGGGCGGGTAGCCGGCGCCGACGGCGAGGGGCGATGAGGCAAGGATTTCCACGCCGAGTTCGAGGGGCTTGCCGGACGGGCCGGCGAGGTGGACGACCGCGCGCTCGGGGTGGCGGGTGCCGGGCCGGTAGGTGATGTCGGCCCGGGGCCAGCCGAGTTGGGTGTCGGGGTGGCCCTCGCGCACGAGCACGGCGTCGTTGAGGGTGCGGTAGCCGTCGGCGTCCTCCTGGACGACGACCATGACGAACCGGTCGTCGAAGCGGACCGGCGCCCAGAGCCAGTGGAACCCCTCGGGCCGGTACTCGTCGCCCCGCCCGGCCTCCTCGCCGGGGATCGGCCGCACCCCCCAGCTGCGGTCGCGGGTCCCGGTCCATCCCCGCGCCGTGACGGGTATCTCCTGGCCGCCGACGCGGATCACGCCGGCGCAGTGGCCCGCCTGCACGAACCGCCGCCCTTCGAGGGTGAGGCGGCCGCCCTTGCGCTGCACGTGGTGGGGCTCCCACAACGCGGGGAAGTCCGCGGTCCAGGCGATGTCGTAGGCGAGTGAATCGGGGTCGCCGGGATCGGGTGCGCAGTGCAGGGCGAGACGGCGCAACGGGGTGTCCACGGTGATCCGCAGCGGGCCGACGCTCAGGTTCATGCGGTCGTCGGTGAGGGCGTCGGACGCCCTGACCGCGTGCAGCCGGTCCCCCACGCGCAGGGTGGCGTAGGCGTCGATGACCCCGGTGTTGGGGTAGACCCCGAGCCCCACGATGAGCAAGGCGCGGCCCTGGTGGTCGAAGACGTGGAAGATGCAGCGGTCGTAGGCGTTGCGATCACCGGTGACGACGTGCGCCATCGAGAGCGGGGCCTGATGAACGGGGTACTCGTCGAGAGGGATGGGCCGATCCTGAGCCATCAGCAACCTCCGTACGCCAGAAGAAACCTGACGGTACGACAGCCCCCGCCACCCCGCCATACCACCCACCCCCGCAAGGGCCGCGCGGAACGGCACACCCAGCCACCCACAGCCCCACACGTTGCCCACGACCGGCCCCACCCCGCAAGGGCCGCGGGGAACTGCGCAAGGGGCGCGGGGAACTGCGCGCCAAGCCACCCACAGCCCCGCACATTCCCACCCACCCGACCACCCCACCCCGCAAGGGGCGCAGGGAACTGCGCAAGGGGCGCAGGGAACTGCGCAAGGGGCGCGGGGAACTGCGCGCCCAGCCACCCACAGCCCCGCACATTCCCACCCACCCCCGGAGGGTTTAGGGAAGGGGCGGGGAGGGGCCAAAAAAGGGGGGCCGGACCCCCACGCGCAGGAAGGGACCCGGCCCCCGGGCGACCCGGGCGACGGCCGAACCACGCCGGCCCGAAGACGGACCCGGGTCGACCGGGACGGGTCAACCGGGACGGGCCGACCGGGCAGGCCGGATCGGGGCCGGACCGGGGCCGCTGAGCGGAGACGGGTCAGCGGGTCTCCGGACCCGCGAGGTGGCGCGCGACAACCATGCGCTGAATCTGATTCGTGCCCTCCACGATCTGCAACACCTTCGCCTCCCGCATGAACCGCTCGACCGGGAAGTCGGCCGTGTACCCATACCCCCCAAGGACCTGGACCGCGTCCGTCGTGACCTTCATCGCCGCATCCGTGCAGAACAGCTTGGCCATCGCGGCCTGGCGCGAGAAGGGCCGCCCGGCATCCCGCAACCGCGCCGCCGCGAGGTAGAGCGCGCGGCCCGCCTCGATCTGGGTCGCCATGTCCGCGAGCATGAAGCGCAGGCCCTGGAAGTCGGCGATGGGCCGCCCGAACTGCCGTCGCCCGGTGGCATAGGCGAGCGCTTCGTCGAGCGCGGCCTGGGCGACGCCGATCGCGCAGGCCGCGATGCCGAGCCGCCCGGAGTCCAGCGCGGAGAGCGCGATCGCGAAACCCTGGCCCTCCTCGCCGATGCGGCGCGCGTCGGTGACCCGTACGCCGTCGAAGTGGAGCTGGGCGGTGGGCGAGCCCTTCATGCCCATCTTCTTCTCGGGCGCGGCGGGCGAGAGCCCTTGTGCGTCGCCGGGGACCAGGAACGCCGTGATGCCCCGGGCGCCGTCGCCGCCGGTGCGGGCCAGGACGGTGTAGAAGTCGGCGATCCCACCGTGGGTGATCCAGGCCTTGGTGCCGGTGATGACCCAGTCGGAGCCCTCCCGCACCGCCTTGGTGCGCAGCGAGGCGGCGTCCGAGCCCGAGGCCGGCTCGGAGAGGCAGTACGCGCCTAGCAGCCCGCCGCCGAGCATCGCGGGCAGGTGCTCGGACTGCTGCTCCTTGGTGCCGTAGCCGGCCAGCGCGTGGCAGGCGAGCGAGTGGACGCTCACGCCGAGGCCGACGGTGAGCCGGGCCGACGCGAGCTCTTCCAGCACCTGGAGGTAGACCTCGTAGGGCTGGTCTCCGCCGCCGAACTCGGAGTCGTAGGGAAGGCCGAGCAGTCCTGACTCGGAGAGCAAGGTGAAGATCTCGCGAGGGAAGCGGCCGGCGTCCTCCTGCTCGGCGGCCCCCGGCGCGATCTCCCGCTGGACGATGTCGCGCACGAGCGTGACAAGGTCCCGGGCCTCTTCGGTGGGCAGCTGTCGTTCCACCGGCTGCGGGGCACGGTCGGGCATGGCGCGCTCTCCTCCCTGTCGGGCGCTGCGGCGGACGCGCGCGCAGGGTGAGGCGGCGCCGCCGGTGACTCTGCTCTACGGCCCCTACCTTCCCTTCCGGGTCTCGGAAGTAGCGGGCGGGCGGCCGTGGCGCTGTGAGTATGCCCGATCGGGCGCGTCCCGTCACTGGCTCCAAGATCACGATTTCCACCGGTCCGCACGCGCCGTCGGCCCCCTGAAACCGTGCGCTCCCACCCCCGGCTCCGTCCTCAGGACGGATCGGGCGCAGGACAGGACGGTTCGAAGTCCTCGATGGTGTCCAGGGTGCGCCGCAGCAGGCGTACCAGGAGCTCGCGCACGGTGTCGCGGGGCGGGTCGAGGGCGGTGAGCCAGTCCAGGGTGACGCTCTCCACGCTGCCGAGCCAGCCGAGCAGTGCGAGCCGGGCGAGCGCCGGTATCTGCCGGGTGCCGTAGGCGCCCTCCGCGATGGTGGCGATCAGCTCCTCGCGCACCGCGTCTCGGATCGCCTGCACCTGGGTGTCGAAGCCGACGCCACCGGTGACGATGGTCCGGTACGCCGCCTGGTGGTGCTCGGCGTAGCGCAGATAGCCGTCGACGGTTCGGTGCGCGCGTTCGGCGGGGGCCAGGTCGGTGTCGCTGCCCGCGCGCGACACCAGGTCGGCGACGGAGTCCTCGACGATGGCCAGGTAGTAGCCCCGTTTGGACTTGAAGTAGTAGTAGATCAAGCCCTTGGCGACGCCCGCATGTTTGGCGATGTCGTCCATCGACAGCGCGTCGTAGGAGGTGTCGGCGAACAACTTCCGCCCCGTCGCGATGAGTTCGGAGCGGCGCGCCTGGGATCGCTCGGTCGTTCCGCCCTGTTGACTATTATTCAAATTCGGCCCTAGTCTCCAACTGCCGCAGGATGCCCGCAGTATGGCAGACCTGCGCGCGCACCCCCCTGCACCGCCTTTTCGAGCTTTCGAGCGTCAGCCGGATCGTACGGGAGGACCAAGTGAGCGCAGCCACAAGGCCGTTGGCCGAGGGCAGGACCGCGTGGAGGAAGACCGCCGCCGTCGCCCTGCCCGCAGTCCTCGCGGTCGGGATCATGGCGGGGGCGATGGCCGAGGGCGCGCTGGCCGCGTCGTTCGCGGTCTCCGGGACCAGCTTCCAGGTCGCGTCGGGGAAGCTGACAAGTTCGGGGCTCTCCTCGTTCGTGGGGACCG
Protein-coding regions in this window:
- a CDS encoding RNA polymerase-binding protein RbpA, with the translated sequence MSERALRGTRLVVTSYETDRGIDLAPRQAVEYACEKGHRFEMPFSVEAEIPPEWECKVCGAPALLVDGDGPEEKKGKPARTHWDMLMERRTREELEEVLAERLEVLRSGTMNIAVHPRDSRKSA
- the fxsA gene encoding FxsA family membrane protein, yielding MTTGTQPPTVPKRSRARTFVPLGIAAWLVLEIWLLTVVAGATSGLLVLLLLIGGLLLGSGVIKRAGRRAFRNLSETVRRQQSGGGGPQAASGGGEGNALIMLAGLLLIIPGFLSDAAGLLLLIPPVRKSLARLAERSLDKRMRAVVPGGFGDAFQQARVRHPDGKVVQGEVVRDDGPASRPARDDLGPRPPLTP
- a CDS encoding polyprenol monophosphomannose synthase, which encodes MNDGGQRRYGPLGKALVIIPTYNEAENIKPIVARVREAVPEAHILVADDNSPDGTGKFADELAAEDDQVHVLHRKGKEGLGAAYLAGFRWGIEHDYGVLVEMDADGSHQPEELPRLLTALKGADLVLGSRWVPGGRIVNWPKYREYISRGGSTYSRLLLGVPIRDVTGGYRAFRRETLEGLGLDQVASAGYCFQVDLARRAVAAGFHVVEVPITFVERERGDSKMSNDILVEALWRVTAWGVGARANKLLGRKPS
- a CDS encoding amidohydrolase, which gives rise to MSSASSAPEATAHRTVLLRGGDVHSPADPFATAMVVERGHVAWVGSEGAADAFAGGVDEIVDLEGALVTPAFTDAHVHTTATGLALTGLDLSSARTLAEALDAVRAHAAARPGDRVLLGGGWDAARWPERRHPSRAELDAATGGRPLYLPRVDVHSAVVTTALLDLVPGVRGLAGYRDGEPLDGAAHHAVRAAAHGAITPGQRAEAQRAALRHAASLGIGSLHECGGPEISDEDDFTSLLALSREEPGPRVFGYWAERVAGAKDADRIRELGAVGAAGDLFVDGSLGSHTACLHAPYADAPGTGAVHLDAADVAAHVAACTEAGIQAGFHAIGDAALSAVVEGVRAAAERVGLARVRAARHRVEHAEMMTPATIAAFAEFGLTASVQPVFDALWGGDEGMYAERLGVERARTLNPYAALLRAGVPLAFGSDAPVTPLGPWESVRAAAFHRTLEHRVSARAAFTAHTRGGWRALGRDDAGTLVPGAPADYAVWRTEELVVQAPDDRVARWSTDPRSGTPGLPDLTPGAALPVPLRTVVFGQTVFARPNE
- a CDS encoding Lrp/AsnC family transcriptional regulator produces the protein MEELDRQIVDLLVKDGRMSYTDLGKATGLSTSAVHQRVRRLEQRGVIRGYAAVVDPEAVGLPLTAFISVKPFDPSAPDDIAERLADVPELEACHSVAGDENYILKVRVATPLALEHLLTRIRTQAGVSTRTTVVLSTPYEARPPHI
- a CDS encoding phosphotransferase family protein; the protein is MATAPRPRTSTRDPEDVGRRLATWLGARLPGARVTGIRVPSSNGMSSETLLFDIEHPDTPVRACALRLAADLDAYTVFPVYDMARQYRVMRLVAEHTDIPVPRVRWLEEDPAPLGAPFFVMDRVAGRVPPDVMPYTYEGNWLHAATEDERARLQEGTLSVLARLHGQFPAREAEFLLAEGEGSPLRRHVEAQREYYAWVVDGLPRSPLIEAAFDWLDAHWPKDEGPAVLSWGDARIGNIIYDGFTPAAVLDWEMAACGPRELDLGWLVYLHRFFQDLTVSFGQPGLPDLLRRDDVERRYAELTGHTPRAMEFHTLYAALRHAVVMLRIAHRQLRFGETEPPDDPDALILHRDSLAAMVAGAYWT
- a CDS encoding acyl-CoA dehydrogenase family protein, with amino-acid sequence MPDRAPQPVERQLPTEEARDLVTLVRDIVQREIAPGAAEQEDAGRFPREIFTLLSESGLLGLPYDSEFGGGDQPYEVYLQVLEELASARLTVGLGVSVHSLACHALAGYGTKEQQSEHLPAMLGGGLLGAYCLSEPASGSDAASLRTKAVREGSDWVITGTKAWITHGGIADFYTVLARTGGDGARGITAFLVPGDAQGLSPAAPEKKMGMKGSPTAQLHFDGVRVTDARRIGEEGQGFAIALSALDSGRLGIAACAIGVAQAALDEALAYATGRRQFGRPIADFQGLRFMLADMATQIEAGRALYLAAARLRDAGRPFSRQAAMAKLFCTDAAMKVTTDAVQVLGGYGYTADFPVERFMREAKVLQIVEGTNQIQRMVVARHLAGPETR
- a CDS encoding TetR/AcrR family transcriptional regulator; translated protein: MNNSQQGGTTERSQARRSELIATGRKLFADTSYDALSMDDIAKHAGVAKGLIYYYFKSKRGYYLAIVEDSVADLVSRAGSDTDLAPAERAHRTVDGYLRYAEHHQAAYRTIVTGGVGFDTQVQAIRDAVREELIATIAEGAYGTRQIPALARLALLGWLGSVESVTLDWLTALDPPRDTVRELLVRLLRRTLDTIEDFEPSCPAPDPS